The following are from one region of the Salvia splendens isolate huo1 chromosome 2, SspV2, whole genome shotgun sequence genome:
- the LOC121770262 gene encoding protein RGF1 INDUCIBLE TRANSCRIPTION FACTOR 1-like, with translation MGTTMLVPPWLERLLSTSFFNNCRIHGDAARGECNMYCLDCNAGAFCYFCRTSKHKDHQVIQIRRSSYHDVVRVSEIQKVLDISGVQTYVINSARVLFLNERPQPKGGKAVSHLCQICGRSLLDTFLFCSLGCKVVGIKGNGLISEGTSTSTSASASALSPRRGNYMVREEEGELREGSQQDIYPATPPPPPRSRRKGIPQRAPFRS, from the exons ATG GGCACAACAATGCTGGTCCCTCCGTGGCTGGAAAGGCTCTTAAGCACATCTTTCTTCAACAACTGCCGCATCCACGGCGACGCGGCCCGGGGCGAATGCAACATGTACTGCTTGGACTGCAATGCCGGCGCCTTCTGCTACTTCTGCCGCACCTCCAAACACAAGGACCATCAAGTAATTCAG ATACGGAGATCTTCGTACCACGATGTGGTGAGGGTTTCGGAGATTCAGAAGGTTTTGGACATAAGCGGAGTCCAGACGTATGTGATAAACAGCGCAAGGGTTTTGTTCCTCAACGAGAGGCCTCAGCCGAAAGGCGGCAAGGCCGTCTCTCATCTCTGCCAAATCTGCGGGAGAAGCCTCTTGGACACATTCCTCTTCTGCTCTTTGGGATGCAAG GTTGTAGGAATAAAGGGCAATGGCTTAATAAGCGAAGGAACATCGACATCGACATCGGCATCAGCATCGGCATTATCACCAAGACGAGGAAATTACATGGTGAGAGAGGAAGAGGGGGAATTGCGTGAAGGGTCACAACAAGACATATACCCGGCCACGCCCCCTCCACCTCCAAGATCAAGAAGAAAAGGCATTCCTCAAAGGGCgccttttaggtcataa
- the LOC121778345 gene encoding uncharacterized protein LOC121778345, protein MELLHKKIDLMGMGPAVQEQQGGAEDVNYIHQGGNSYYNNSRPNQGGGGYNQFGNKVHPNLSYGNPNNSLQPPPGFTVSQGMITESQKKSLEDILSAFMIQSHKNMEHTTRRLEKVENDVHGMTVHMKGLETQMSQIAQAVSRQHKPGQFPGQPNVNPKDCKAIYLRSGTNYESPMPEVEAKEVPEEKEEEEIEAESPLIQSEVKPEAIAPPTPKELKIPFPQVVQKKKLDEKLVKFLEIFKRVHLNIPLIEALQQMPGYLKFLKEIISKKKRLVDYETVNLTENCSAIIQQKMSAKMKDPEASTFLM, encoded by the coding sequence ATGGAGCTCCTCCACAAGAAGATAGATCTCATGGGGATGGGACCTGCGGTGCAAGAGCAGCAAGGGGGTGCAGAGGATGTTAACTATATACACCAAGGGGGCAATAGCTACTATAACAACTCCCGCCCCAATCAAGGGGGTGGAGGTTACAACCAATTTGGGAACAAGGTGCATCCTAATCTATCGTATGGGAACCCCAACAATTCCCTGCAGCCACCACCGGGGTTCACAGTTTCTCAAGGGATGATCACTGAGTCGCAAAAGAAAAGTTTAGAGGACATACTGAGTGCATTCATGATACAGTCACACAAGAACATGGAGCATACCACTCGAAGGCTAGAGAAGGTTGAGAATGATGTCCACGGCATGACAGTACATATGAAGGGCCTAGAGACGCAGATGAGTCAGATTGCTCAAGCTGTGAGTAGACAGCATAAGCCAGGGCAGTTCCCAGGACAGCCAAATGTGAACCCCAAGGATTGCAAGGCAATCTACTTAAGGAGTGGGACAAACTATGAGAGTCCCATGCCCGAAGTGGAAGCTAAGGAAGTACccgaagagaaagaagaagaggagattgAGGCGGAATCACCTCTTATACAATCTGAGGTTAAACCCGAGGCAATTGCTCCTCCCACGCCAAAAGAGCTTAAAATCCCTTTTCCTCAAGTGGTGCAAAAGAAGAAGTTGGACGAGAAGCTTGTTAAGTTCCTTGAGATCTTCAAGAGAGTGCACCTCAATATTCCTCTTATTGAGGCTCTCCAACAAATGCCCGGCTACCTCAAGTTTTTGAAAGAGATTATATCCAAGAAGAAGAGGTTGGTTGATTATGAAACCGTGAATTTGACCGAGAATTGTAGTGCAATCATCCAACAAAAGATGTCGGCAAAGATGAAAGATCCGGAAGCTTCAACATTTCTTATGTGA